From one Silurus meridionalis isolate SWU-2019-XX chromosome 23, ASM1480568v1, whole genome shotgun sequence genomic stretch:
- the gpcpd1 gene encoding glycerophosphocholine phosphodiesterase GPCPD1, with protein MDSFQVTLTVRGATSVGEVIAVVGSCETLGSWCHQKALPLQPAEEDGNLWKRTITVSKGVAVSYRYFKGFFLESKNASGPCQVIVNNWETHQQPRSLSSSESDHEIDDGQFGFCNGAEYVDSGWLTCQTEIRLRLHHSVKPPVSITKKKYKTSRFRLKLMVEGTEEEEDDESPSCWHKMANTLEISMISDCGYKSRHSQPECGYALEAPTWTEYSIHTMEPDNLELVFEFFEEDLSEKVVQSDVHPGQVGTACLLSSTFQESGKDNGVVTLPIMGRNSRQTIGKVRVDYLVIRPIRGFKCDMSQCYTKYWRKRSALDVGHRGAGSTHAAKHHKIRENTIASFLSAANHGAAYVEFDVHLSKDLVPIVYHDLTCCISTKKKNDKNSMVLVEVPVKDLTFDQLQLLKLAHSTALKVHDHKDLQDEEEYIDEHQPFPSLHQLFHTVPDNVGFNIELKWISQMKDGTWDGNLSSYFNMNQFLDIILTCVLQNAGKRRIVFSCFDPDVCAMVRRKQNKYPVLFLTQGVSEVYPQLMDIRCQTTQIAMSFAQSENILGISAHTEDLLRNMDCITEAQSKGLVVFCWGDDNNVHENRKMLREKGINGLIYDRICEDNIEQSNIFKVEEKVSIKEVIPEKTLKNCQCSMYSISCSTVCCSGEVRSGSGESDSGLSSS; from the exons ATGGACTCTTTTCAAGTGACGCTGACTGTGAGAGGAGCGACATCTGTCG GTGAAGTGATCGCAGTAGTTGGAAGCTGTGAGACTCTTGGCAGCTGGTGCCATCAGAAAGCACTACCTCTTCAACCTGCAGAGGAAGATGG CAATCTATGGAAAAGGACCATCACAGTTTCAAAGGGAGTTGCAGTCAGCTATCGCTATTTTAAGGGGTTCTTCCTGGAATCAAAG AATGCAAGTGGTCCATGTCAAGTCATAGTCAATAATTGGGAGACCCATCAGCAGCCTCGGTCATTGAGTTCCTCAG AATCGGACCATGAAATTGACGACGGCCAGTTTGGATTCTGTA ATGGTGCTGAATACGTGGACTCTGGCTGGTTGACATGTCAGACAGAGATCCGCCTACGTCTCCATCACTCTGTTAAGCCGCCAGTGTCCATTACCAAGAAAAAATACAAGACATCTCGCTTTAG ACTGAAATTAATGGTGGAGGGAactgaagaggaggaggatgacgAGAGCCCTTCATGCTGGCACAAGATGGCTAACACACTAGAGATTAGTATGATCAGTGATTGTGGCTATAAGTCCCGTCACTCACAACCAGAGTGTGGCTATGCCCTGGAGGCACCAACTTGGACTGAGTACAGTATTCACACTATGGAACCTGACAACCTTGAGCTTGTGTTTGAGTTTTTTGAG GAGGACCTAAGTGAAAAAGTCGTTCAGAGTGACGTCCACCCAGGTCAGGTCGGCACCGCCTGCCTCTTATCTTCTACCTTTCAGGAAAGTGGCAAGGATAATGGAGTGGTTACACTCCCAATAATGGGCAGAAATTCCAGGCAGACTATTGGAAAAGTCAGAG TGGACTACCTGGTTATTCGGCCTATTCGAGGTTTTAAGTGTGACATGAGCCAGTGCTACACTAAGTACTGGAGAAAACGGAGTGCTTTGGATGTGGGCCACAGAGGAGCAGGGAGCACACATGCTGCCAA ACATCACAAGATCAGGGAAAATACAATTGCCTCATTTCTAAGTGCTGCTAATCAT GGTGCTGCCTATGTGGAGTTTGATGTCCATCTGTCTAAGGACTTGGTTCCAATCGTGTACCATGATCTTACTTGCTGTATTTCCACTAAGAAG AAAAATGACAAGAATTCAATGGTGTTGGTTGAAGTTCCTGTGAAAGATTTGACATTTGACCAGCTTCAGCTTCttaaa CTTGCCCACTCTACAGCTTTGAAGGTGCATGATCACAAag atttacaGGATGAGGAGGAGTATATAGATGAACATCAGCCATTTCCTTCACTTCATCAG CTCTTTCACACAGTCCCAGACAATGTAGGCTTTAATATTGAGCTGAAGTGGATatcccagatgaag GATGGCACCTGGGATGGAAACCTGTCCAGTTATTTTAACATGAACCAGTTCCTGGATATCATCCTTACCTGTGTGTTGCAGAATGCTGGAAAGAGAAGGATTGTCTTCTCTTGTTTTGATCCTGATGTGTGTGCAAT GGTGCGGAGAAAGCAGAACAAATATCCCGTCCTTTTCCTGACTCAGGGTGTGTCAGAGGTCTACCCTCAGCTGATGGATATACGCTGTCAGACCACGCAGATTGCCATGAGCTTTGCTCAGAGTGAGAATATCCTG GGTATCAGTGCTCACACCGAGGATCTGTTGCGCAACATGGACTGCATTACAGAGGCCCAGTCTAAAGGACTGGTGGTCTTCTGCTGGGGAGATGACAACAATGTCCATGAGAACAGGAAAATGCTCAGGGAGAAAGGCATCAATGGACTCATTTATGACAG